A window of Onychostoma macrolepis isolate SWU-2019 chromosome 01, ASM1243209v1, whole genome shotgun sequence contains these coding sequences:
- the atp1b1b gene encoding sodium/potassium-transporting ATPase subunit beta-1b, which produces MPAQNKDDGGWKKFIWDSEKKEFLGRTGGSWSKIFLFYLIFYGCLAGIFIGTIQILLLTLSDYKPTWQDRVAPPGLTHYPRSDKGELIVSPDDDDTFRTYTKAMKEFLDSYDTEKQADMMTFEDCGDQPGEYKNRGDLESDMGVRKACQFSRSWLGPCSGIEDRNFGFSDGKPCLIIKLNRIVNFRPKPPSSNESIPEEAKHKVQPNVIPLHCTNKKEEDAGKLGEVKYYGIGEGFPLQYYPYYGKRLHSHYLQPLVAIQFVNITLNTEIRVECKVFGENIYYSDKDRYQGRFDVKIGVMTKSS; this is translated from the exons ATGCCTGCTCAAAATAAAGATGATGGAGGATGGAAGAAGTTTATATGGGATTCGGAGAAGAAGGAATTTCTGGGACGCACCGGTGGTAGTTGGT cAAAAATCTTCCTCTTCTATCTCATCTTTTATGGCTGCCTGGCTGGGATCTTTATCGGCACCATCCAGATTCTCCTCCTCACCCTGAGCGATTACAAACCCACCTGGCAGGACAGAGTAGCCCCTCCAG GGCTCACTCACTACCCACGTTCAGACAAGGGTGAGCTGATCGTCAGTCCGGATGATGATGATACCTTCAGGACATACACCAAAGCCATGAAAGAATTCCTAGACTCCTATGACACAGAAAAACAGGCGGACATGATGACGTTTGAGGACTGTGGAG ATCAACCCGGGGAATACAAGAATAGAGGTGATCTAGAGAGTGACATGGGTGTCAGAAAGGCATGCCAGTTTTCGAGGTCGTGGCTAGGACCCTGTTCTGGCATTGAGGATCGTAATTTTGGATTCTCAGATGGAAAACCCTGCTTGATTATCAAGCTCAACAGGATTGTGAACTTTAGACCCAAG ccACCATCGTCAAATGAAAGCATTCCAGAGGAGGCAAAGCACAAAGTCCAGCCCAACGTGATTCCTCTCCACTGCACAAACAAG AAAGAAGAGGATGCAGGTAAGCTCGGCGAAGTGAAGTACTACGGTATCGGCGAAGGCTTTCCCCTTCAGTATTACCCCTACTACGGGAAGCGCCTGCACTCTCACTACCTGCAGCCCCTGGTGGCCATCCAGTTCGTCAACATCACCCTGAACACGGAGATCCGCGTGGAGTGCAAAGTGTTTGGGGAAAACATTTATTACAGCGACAAGGATCGCTACCAGGGACGATTCGATGTTAAAATTGGTGTCATGACCAAATCATCATGA